One stretch of Miscanthus floridulus cultivar M001 chromosome 18, ASM1932011v1, whole genome shotgun sequence DNA includes these proteins:
- the LOC136522999 gene encoding aspartyl protease family protein At5g10770-like, whose product MAAYWILHLALLLLSITSQQVLAARPQDRHTISVQSLLSSSMCSSASAAPAGSTLQIVRRACLQTGDHEIVPDHHDTTAILHRDRHRVQSIHRRLTGAETTATSIPARLGLAFQSLEYVVTIGIGTPARNFTVLFDTGSDLTWVQCLPCPDSSCYHQEEPLFDPSKSSTYVNISCSAPECHIGGAQQTSCGGTSCQYSVKYGDQSVTRGSLAEETFTLSPLAPPATGVVFGCSHEYISGFNDRDMGVAGLLGLGRGDSSILSQARQGNSGGGVFSYCLPPRGSSTGYLTIGAAAPQQSNLSFTPLITTISQLSFAYVVNLAGISVNGAAVPIPASAFSLGAIIDSGTVATHMPAAAYYPLRDEFRRHMGGYKMLPEGSVEFLDTCYDVMGQNVVTAPRVALEFGGGARIDVDASGILFVFPVADDSGPSLMLACLAFVPTNSPGLVIVGNMQQRAYNVVFDVDGGRIGFGPNGCS is encoded by the exons ATGGCTGCTTACTGGATCCTGCATTTGGCACTACTCCTCCTATCCATCACCTCTCAGCAGGTTCTCGCGGCGAGGCCGCAGGACCGCCATACCATCAGCGTCCAGTCTCTGCTGTCTAGCTCGATGTGTTCTTCGGCATCTGCTGCTCCAG CTGGAAGCACCCTCCAAATCGTCCGCCGCGCGTGCCTGCAAACCGGCGACCACGAGATAGTGCCGGACCACCACGACACTACTGCCATCCTGCACCGAGACCGCCACCGAGTCCAGTCCATCCACCGACGCCTCACCGGGGCGGAGACCACAGCCACCAGCATCCCCGCCCGTCTCGGCCTCGCCTTCCAGAGTCTCGAGTACGTGGTCACCATCGGCATCGGAACCCCAGCGCGCAACTTCACGGTCCTCTTCGACACCGGCAGCGACCTCACCTGGGTGCAGTGCCTGCCGTGCCCCGACTCCTCCTGCTATCACCAGGAAGAACCCTTGTTCGACCCGAGTAAGTCTTCCACGTACGTCAACATCTCGTGCAGCGCGCCGGAGTGCCACATCGGTGGCGCCCAGCAAACCAGCTGCGGGGGGACCTCGTGCCAGTACAGCGTCAAGTATGGTGACCAATCTGTGACTCGGGGTAGCCTCGCCGAGGAGACTTTTACTTTGTCGCCGCTAGCGCCGCCTGCCACCGGAGTCGTGTTTGGGTGCAGCCATGAGTATATTTCTGGCTTCAACGACAGGGACATGGGTGTCGCCGGTCTGCTTGGTCTAGGCCGGGGCGACTCGTCCATCCTCTCGCAGGCACGCCAGGGCAACAGCGGAGGCGGCGTGTTCTCCTACTGCCTCCCTCCACGCGGGAGCTCCACGGGATACCTCACAATTGGCGCCGCCGCTCCTCAGCAGTCGAACCTGTCTTTCACGCCTCTGATAACCACTATCTCTCAGCTGAGCTTTGCGTACGTGGTGAACCTCGCCGGCATCTCCGTCAACGGTGCGGCCGTGCCTATACCGGCGTCGGCTTTCTCCCTGGGGGCGATCATCGACTCCGGCACGGTGGCCACGCACATGCCGGCCGCCGCGTACTACCCGCTGCGCGACGAGTTCAGGCGCCACATGGGCGGTTACAAGATGCTGCCGGAGGGGTCCGTGGAATTTCTGGACACGTGCTACGACGTGATGGGGCAGAACGTCGTGACGGCGCCGCGGGTGGCGCTCGAGTTTGGTGGCGGCGCGAGGATCGACGTGGACGCGTCTGGGATTCTATTTGTGTTCCCGGTAGCAGATGACTCAGGGCCATCCCTGATGCTCGCGTGCTTGGCCTTCGTGCCCACGAATTCGCCGGGTCTCGTCATCGTCGGTAACATGCAGCAGAGGGCGTACAACGTCGTGTTCGATGTGGATGGAGGGAGGATTGGATTCGGACCAAACGGATGCAGTTGA